One window from the genome of Pseudanabaena yagii GIHE-NHR1 encodes:
- a CDS encoding LamG-like jellyroll fold domain-containing protein — protein MSIIDTFTKTYSDRTYSYTTTVRHRGTVIAFALSSDRRIYYSVLDFNSNSNSSEQDSELDVNAWLDDPLELKFPTEIVEVGAEIVNPRKIPLVDQLKNPVDNADDADSFYSSTARLMALAPFQVLSDNQYLYVFRQAIAADHPDNLKVNNQAIVNNTLLCDRFLLVGNSISPKMEVRFQRSRNKTNPQSNKDTLGAKDMDEQFFYEPTQELSFVENISRFSVLLLPTANTEVQRWQIFTINSVTKMIDSFNVERAKDGLFNTQGTQFYTSPDPEYQSAVFEREPGTCPFTQQPLIPILQQSYYAESALQFNGTSSSVKLATASQLGLTNQSFTVEAWIKGLDFPVGQYADSVIMATNENTDNNGLHLVVRNQKAYMGFYNNDLQATTTLVKNRWYHIAWRYDIDTQEQAIFVNGVLDGSTTQHGAFQGTGSVYLGSRSWGDNKFFKGVIDEVRIWNRARSASELARDMNSRLVGNETGLKAYWRMDEGSGNQVYDQTRNALHGQITNPIWISSDAPVSDQIGMQRTSFRIGDRDVVTGLSALLYYQQGNVAIGYDQQEKPLKQNARVMLTMATLASPSQPDDKPYIATIDMGISREGKLAQLPDNLQLGNPLSGANNNLVLENLQTLESKSETLRAEIAELEKFDSRKLIAPDGKAEDRFGAPIAVSGDWGMLGSRSGVYIFSTNTSSTSSPIKLRPSNAADNRGFNSKFDISTNWAVVGSSNSLSAHFFRFDGSMNSWTSTATQKIAISDQYDTSYGCASVAIAGDWAMVANAFADRQAGIVYLLHCENQMQWVTKGTIQASDKVANTCFGRRIAMSGAWAIVASITSVYLFNNVNGQWSQSAKFPIVNASVAINGNWAIAGDGDSGVVYLFNCQNGLWKQVTKLSVAVDGFGTSVAINGDYAVVGTRNQASYLFKYRGQTWQQVGRIDAPSDFQSDVSLGFGQFVAVNNDIAIIDGFRDRNTNGQNAGAAYIFSCQLFELKAELTETQAAIAKLNNQYNQKAIPLKLLHTDPMGFTVTGGLLSFATSTNTPHLFDSGAGKLALYFRGDRDQFYAAYFDTLNTKSEYTLSVEGTSNTISLQSRSAEGDLNQASIAISNGNFDHTCKVIIENPTTKFKEIWCDVPRQADRFAAVLNGRAGDEVYIGKLSQSISGAIANLPLANGSRQILNLGDVVRVGQSYFTVSADTSTSATAIAVQSQTVTEAIAQDTEIYYVPYDYLHQTKVQLVKYQSLAALGASLSDIVNSLTLSSTLKQSLSKGDVLLIDGVRLKVSAAVAKNATQIPISSITLSQPIAQGEKIYLVGTETTSLSHSLRYGSLNLIAAASGLTDAVVNGFATLTTLSTPCVWVADSPGRALSFDGVDDYVSDKNNVAAFATNGDLTLEAWVLPKSIKTPSRIVHHYLSNQSGYTLGIRPQILQSALMFSSASNYIAINNLTYEGMIEAITIEAWVKITNPSMQSVIASWDRNEYWELAIGSDSIQGKVAWSTRDSNSTSIDECVGTTVVSSTAGEWHFISVTYESVSGNKFIYVDGQLDRQIKAHNGAKLGSKVKRYGFIGTSSKASTFNGDHNPKGCQGAIDEVRIWNYARTANEIQEDMSRRLTGDESGLVGYWHFDDFSSDRTWVKDYTQHGYDGKVTGSLTPINSPLPAYSVFAGVGNAIGGKLNNQFIESTAKLIGNSWNHLAMIFNQSYGLKFSGSEKAYLRTDKNSTLDINSDLTLELNFAVNNLNNPAGLISKGKLQDGNNQYSPYSLYIDRNGKVVFAFENQNGELKTYTFKNVTVKTDAFYKLVLVRQSFSENKTGSSTESFSYVDENGNNKTITVQVDKPTGQQTNYTIDCYLKEQQAGAVTKYQKAGDSWLLDNTKIGNSSESLQIGRVDNKNEVYPFKGIITELRIWSRALEDTEFGASLTGSEQGLVGWWQMQENDGNIAYDSKSNSHLKLQGNVKWTINPDPLAASFKLYSNGEAIATKNIPAETWGDPQFTLGGFSNNANWQSPFNGILEETRIWKTARTEEQILDNLFTRLKGEKKSLIAYYPFDLESNASQLTDAGLAGLNLNLGSGNNSPSIVLSTAPISDDTAIVRSAISQVRTSFHRTINSAPSVQEYGDLQSDRTGMTGVLKRCYSFIRNNQWHLLTGYKVGNLISEWIGQVQYDPQIVGYVEGAPPVPSENLTVGSVSPEGDDYLGITSLEITEAESVTYTFATSKESSFNSAFELAMTSGFELKMDTVTAPLGFGVIFKDAAEASLKGKLAGNLSTENSWLSDSSHSYGTNTTDNLTVALDGTWEAPDPENANKGLNTGMLRRFQPANTGFAIVESETADVFALRLEHNHALISLNLTPNPDIPKDRNLIPFPINPRYTKQGTLDGAVGYNPQGQKLLDPDYANASGYGEYSYFKPMEAYALKQKIQREEEELRNYYENYDTSFLSSSSIAGGTSGAGEIAGIGTGAGLASAGVGGLAAGAGTGVVGAAAFFAASTTATITAIAQGLSKDLKLDDQFAKRNLVNTAVWTASGGFYCESTEISSVRQETKQGTFKWTATGSSSLQADYKAGLYFGLELNGTMGGGATSTKQKSAESSSSFGINLTVNTPTNIQAYDDNLEQQYQNGKPVIAAGKVDAYRFMTFYLDSTADNGADLFNKVIDPIWLEQSNSANAFALRQAKESNAAPDCWRVFHRVTFISRILPEFSDPTAPPANLEQALSKSQIQSNWLLIQKLKPFVENKTTSFSQFRDALYLALERYMSEFVDFKIEILDLLSAYFGVVNEL, from the coding sequence CCGACAGGCGATCGCTGCCGATCATCCTGATAACTTGAAGGTGAATAATCAGGCAATTGTGAATAATACTTTGCTATGCGATCGCTTCTTGTTGGTTGGCAATAGCATCAGCCCGAAAATGGAAGTTAGGTTTCAACGTAGCCGCAATAAGACCAATCCTCAGAGTAACAAGGATACGCTCGGCGCAAAGGATATGGACGAGCAGTTCTTTTATGAACCTACCCAAGAACTCAGTTTTGTTGAGAATATTAGTCGCTTTTCTGTCTTATTATTACCGACTGCGAATACAGAAGTACAACGCTGGCAGATTTTTACCATCAATAGCGTTACCAAAATGATTGATTCCTTCAATGTAGAGCGAGCGAAGGATGGTTTATTTAATACTCAAGGCACACAATTCTATACCAGTCCCGATCCTGAATATCAAAGTGCAGTTTTTGAAAGGGAGCCGGGGACTTGTCCATTTACACAGCAACCTCTCATTCCCATTCTCCAACAGTCCTACTATGCCGAATCCGCATTACAGTTTAATGGTACTAGTAGTTCGGTGAAGCTTGCCACAGCATCGCAGTTAGGACTTACCAATCAGAGCTTTACGGTAGAGGCTTGGATTAAAGGTTTGGACTTTCCTGTGGGGCAATATGCTGACAGCGTGATCATGGCAACAAATGAGAACACCGATAATAATGGATTGCATCTAGTCGTTAGGAACCAAAAAGCCTATATGGGCTTTTATAACAACGATCTGCAAGCAACCACAACATTAGTGAAAAATCGTTGGTATCACATCGCTTGGCGCTATGATATCGACACCCAAGAGCAAGCCATCTTTGTGAATGGAGTTTTAGATGGTAGTACTACTCAACATGGAGCTTTTCAAGGCACAGGTTCGGTATATTTAGGTTCTCGCTCTTGGGGCGATAATAAATTTTTTAAGGGTGTCATTGATGAAGTGCGAATTTGGAATCGTGCCCGTTCCGCTAGTGAACTCGCAAGGGATATGAATTCGCGCTTAGTAGGCAATGAGACGGGATTGAAAGCCTATTGGCGGATGGATGAAGGTAGCGGCAATCAAGTCTATGACCAAACTCGCAATGCCTTGCATGGTCAGATTACGAATCCGATTTGGATCAGTTCCGATGCGCCAGTCAGTGACCAGATCGGAATGCAACGCACGAGTTTTCGGATCGGCGATCGCGATGTGGTGACGGGGCTATCAGCATTGCTCTATTACCAACAGGGAAATGTTGCCATTGGTTACGATCAACAGGAGAAACCACTCAAGCAAAATGCAAGGGTAATGCTGACAATGGCAACCCTCGCGAGTCCATCGCAACCCGACGATAAGCCCTACATAGCGACTATTGATATGGGTATTTCTCGCGAGGGCAAACTAGCGCAACTGCCCGACAATCTCCAATTAGGAAATCCCTTGTCAGGAGCGAACAATAATCTCGTACTAGAAAACCTGCAAACCCTAGAAAGCAAAAGTGAAACCCTACGCGCCGAAATTGCCGAGCTAGAGAAGTTTGACAGTCGGAAACTGATTGCCCCTGATGGTAAAGCTGAGGATCGTTTTGGTGCACCGATCGCTGTGAGTGGTGATTGGGGAATGCTTGGCTCCAGATCGGGAGTCTATATATTTAGCACAAATACCAGTTCTACCAGCAGTCCCATCAAATTGCGTCCCAGCAATGCTGCCGACAATCGTGGATTTAACTCTAAGTTTGATATATCGACCAATTGGGCAGTGGTTGGCAGTTCCAATAGTCTATCAGCTCACTTTTTCCGCTTTGATGGAAGTATGAACAGTTGGACAAGCACGGCAACACAGAAAATCGCCATTTCCGACCAATACGATACTTCCTATGGTTGTGCCAGTGTGGCGATCGCTGGTGACTGGGCAATGGTTGCCAATGCTTTTGCGGATAGACAGGCAGGGATAGTCTATCTCTTGCACTGTGAAAATCAAATGCAATGGGTCACTAAAGGAACAATCCAAGCTTCTGACAAAGTTGCTAATACTTGCTTTGGTCGCAGAATTGCCATGAGCGGTGCATGGGCAATTGTGGCAAGTATCACTTCAGTTTATCTGTTTAATAATGTGAATGGTCAATGGAGCCAATCCGCTAAATTCCCGATTGTCAATGCTTCGGTCGCGATTAATGGCAACTGGGCGATCGCAGGTGATGGGGATAGTGGTGTGGTTTACCTATTCAATTGCCAAAATGGACTTTGGAAGCAGGTGACTAAGCTTAGTGTCGCCGTGGATGGATTTGGTACATCCGTCGCAATTAATGGCGATTATGCCGTAGTGGGAACGCGCAATCAAGCTTCTTATCTGTTCAAGTATAGAGGACAAACTTGGCAGCAGGTGGGTCGGATTGATGCTCCAAGTGATTTCCAGTCCGATGTCTCCCTTGGCTTTGGACAATTTGTAGCCGTGAATAATGACATCGCCATCATTGATGGTTTTCGTGATCGCAATACCAATGGACAAAATGCGGGAGCCGCCTATATCTTCAGTTGTCAATTGTTTGAGCTAAAAGCGGAATTGACCGAGACACAAGCAGCGATCGCCAAATTAAACAATCAGTACAATCAAAAAGCGATTCCTCTAAAATTGCTGCATACCGATCCAATGGGTTTTACGGTTACAGGTGGCTTGTTGAGTTTTGCGACCAGTACCAATACACCCCATTTATTTGATAGTGGTGCAGGCAAATTGGCTCTGTATTTTCGAGGCGATCGCGATCAATTCTATGCCGCCTATTTCGATACCTTGAATACGAAATCGGAATATACCTTAAGTGTCGAAGGGACAAGCAATACTATTTCTCTGCAATCGCGATCGGCAGAAGGCGATCTCAATCAGGCAAGTATCGCCATTAGTAACGGCAATTTCGACCATACCTGTAAAGTAATTATCGAGAATCCCACGACAAAATTTAAAGAAATCTGGTGCGATGTACCCAGACAAGCCGATCGCTTTGCCGCCGTGCTTAACGGTCGAGCAGGCGATGAGGTCTATATCGGTAAGCTCAGTCAAAGCATCTCAGGAGCGATCGCCAATTTACCATTAGCCAATGGTTCACGCCAAATTTTAAACTTGGGTGATGTGGTCAGAGTGGGGCAGAGCTACTTTACGGTTAGTGCCGATACTAGCACCAGTGCAACAGCGATCGCTGTGCAGAGTCAAACTGTTACGGAAGCGATCGCTCAAGATACGGAAATTTATTATGTGCCCTATGACTATCTCCATCAAACCAAGGTACAGCTAGTCAAATATCAATCACTTGCTGCCTTAGGCGCGAGTCTATCGGACATAGTGAATAGCCTCACCCTCTCTAGCACCTTAAAGCAATCTCTCTCGAAGGGTGACGTATTACTGATTGATGGGGTCAGGCTCAAAGTCAGTGCTGCTGTAGCTAAAAATGCCACGCAAATTCCCATTAGCAGTATTACTCTATCCCAACCCATTGCACAGGGAGAAAAGATTTATCTAGTCGGCACAGAGACCACTAGCCTCAGTCATAGTCTTCGCTATGGTTCTCTCAATTTAATTGCCGCTGCCTCAGGCTTAACCGATGCTGTAGTGAATGGGTTCGCGACTCTTACTACTTTGTCCACCCCCTGCGTTTGGGTAGCCGATTCCCCAGGGAGAGCCTTATCCTTTGATGGTGTGGATGATTATGTCAGCGATAAAAACAATGTTGCCGCCTTTGCTACCAATGGCGATCTCACCCTCGAAGCATGGGTATTACCCAAGAGTATCAAAACTCCGAGCCGCATTGTCCATCACTATCTCAGCAATCAATCGGGCTATACATTAGGCATCAGACCACAAATATTGCAATCAGCACTGATGTTCTCTAGTGCGAGTAACTACATTGCGATCAATAATCTCACCTATGAAGGAATGATTGAGGCAATTACGATTGAAGCTTGGGTGAAAATTACTAATCCATCAATGCAATCTGTCATTGCTTCATGGGATCGGAATGAATATTGGGAACTAGCGATCGGTAGTGATAGCATTCAAGGCAAAGTCGCTTGGTCAACAAGAGATAGCAATAGCACCAGTATTGATGAATGTGTTGGCACAACGGTGGTATCAAGTACCGCAGGTGAATGGCATTTTATCTCTGTCACCTATGAGTCGGTCAGCGGCAACAAATTTATCTATGTGGATGGACAACTCGATCGCCAAATTAAAGCCCATAATGGGGCAAAATTGGGTAGCAAGGTCAAGCGTTACGGCTTTATAGGTACAAGTTCCAAAGCAAGTACATTTAATGGCGATCACAATCCCAAAGGATGCCAAGGGGCGATCGATGAAGTGCGAATCTGGAACTATGCCCGCACAGCCAATGAAATCCAAGAGGATATGAGTCGCCGCCTCACAGGTGATGAATCGGGCTTAGTTGGCTATTGGCACTTTGATGATTTCAGTAGCGATCGCACATGGGTCAAGGACTATACCCAACATGGCTACGATGGCAAAGTCACAGGCAGCTTAACACCTATAAATTCACCACTTCCCGCTTACTCAGTCTTTGCGGGTGTAGGCAATGCCATTGGTGGCAAACTCAATAATCAATTCATTGAGTCCACTGCTAAATTAATCGGCAATAGTTGGAATCATCTAGCGATGATTTTCAATCAATCCTATGGCTTGAAATTTAGTGGTTCTGAAAAAGCCTATCTACGCACTGACAAGAATTCCACTCTCGATATTAACAGCGACCTCACGCTCGAACTGAACTTCGCCGTTAACAATCTGAATAATCCAGCAGGATTAATCTCTAAGGGCAAGCTCCAAGATGGCAACAATCAGTACTCTCCCTATAGTCTCTATATTGATCGCAATGGCAAAGTTGTCTTTGCGTTTGAGAATCAAAATGGCGAACTCAAGACCTACACCTTTAAGAATGTAACGGTGAAAACCGATGCCTTTTATAAGCTGGTACTAGTTCGCCAGAGTTTCTCCGAAAATAAGACAGGCAGTTCTACGGAAAGCTTTTCCTATGTGGATGAAAATGGCAATAACAAAACCATCACTGTACAGGTAGATAAACCCACGGGACAGCAAACCAATTACACCATTGATTGCTATCTCAAGGAACAACAAGCAGGTGCTGTCACCAAATACCAAAAGGCTGGTGATTCTTGGCTATTGGACAATACCAAAATTGGTAACAGTAGTGAATCCCTGCAAATTGGTCGTGTTGACAATAAGAATGAAGTCTATCCCTTCAAAGGCATTATCACAGAACTCAGGATTTGGAGCCGCGCTCTGGAAGATACAGAATTTGGTGCAAGTCTCACTGGTTCGGAACAGGGTTTAGTCGGTTGGTGGCAGATGCAAGAAAATGATGGCAATATTGCCTATGACAGCAAGAGTAACTCCCATCTCAAGCTTCAAGGAAATGTCAAATGGACGATTAATCCCGATCCCCTCGCTGCTAGTTTTAAGCTCTATAGCAATGGTGAAGCGATCGCTACGAAAAACATCCCTGCTGAAACTTGGGGCGATCCCCAATTTACCCTCGGCGGATTTTCCAACAATGCCAATTGGCAAAGCCCTTTTAATGGCATCCTCGAGGAAACTAGAATTTGGAAAACCGCACGCACTGAGGAACAGATTCTCGACAATCTCTTTACAAGACTCAAGGGTGAGAAAAAATCCCTGATCGCTTACTATCCCTTTGACCTTGAAAGTAATGCGAGCCAACTCACCGATGCGGGATTAGCAGGACTCAATCTCAATCTCGGCAGTGGCAATAATAGCCCTAGCATTGTCCTATCGACCGCGCCAATTAGTGATGATACGGCGATCGTGCGATCGGCGATCTCGCAAGTCCGCACCTCCTTCCATCGCACGATTAACAGCGCTCCTAGCGTGCAGGAATATGGAGATTTACAAAGCGATCGCACAGGGATGACGGGAGTTTTAAAACGCTGCTATAGCTTTATTCGCAACAATCAATGGCATCTGCTCACAGGCTACAAAGTTGGCAATCTGATCAGTGAATGGATTGGGCAAGTGCAATATGATCCGCAAATTGTGGGTTATGTCGAAGGTGCGCCGCCTGTCCCTAGCGAAAACTTAACGGTGGGTTCCGTGAGTCCTGAAGGTGATGATTATCTGGGCATTACTTCCCTCGAAATTACCGAAGCCGAAAGCGTCACCTATACCTTTGCAACTTCCAAAGAGAGCAGCTTTAATAGTGCCTTTGAATTAGCGATGACCAGTGGCTTTGAGCTGAAAATGGATACTGTGACTGCGCCCCTTGGCTTTGGCGTAATCTTTAAAGACGCAGCCGAAGCTTCTCTCAAAGGTAAGCTAGCAGGCAATCTCTCCACAGAAAATTCATGGCTCTCGGATTCATCCCATAGCTACGGTACAAACACCACAGACAATCTTACGGTTGCTCTTGATGGTACTTGGGAAGCTCCCGATCCTGAAAATGCAAATAAGGGATTAAATACAGGAATGCTCCGACGTTTTCAACCTGCCAATACAGGATTTGCGATCGTGGAGTCAGAAACTGCTGATGTCTTTGCTCTCCGCCTAGAGCACAATCACGCCCTGATCTCCTTAAATCTCACTCCCAATCCCGATATTCCCAAGGATCGCAATCTCATTCCCTTCCCGATCAATCCTCGCTACACCAAGCAGGGAACTCTTGATGGTGCAGTCGGCTATAACCCTCAAGGTCAGAAGCTACTCGATCCCGACTATGCCAATGCTAGCGGCTATGGTGAATATAGCTACTTCAAACCGATGGAAGCCTATGCCCTCAAACAAAAAATTCAGCGTGAGGAGGAAGAACTCCGTAATTATTATGAGAATTACGATACGTCATTTCTATCGAGCAGCAGCATCGCTGGTGGCACATCGGGTGCTGGAGAGATCGCAGGTATTGGCACTGGTGCTGGTTTAGCTAGTGCAGGTGTGGGCGGATTAGCCGCAGGTGCAGGTACGGGCGTTGTTGGTGCAGCAGCTTTCTTTGCCGCCAGTACAACCGCGACAATTACAGCGATCGCTCAAGGATTATCTAAAGACTTAAAACTAGACGATCAGTTTGCTAAGCGGAACCTAGTGAATACCGCCGTATGGACTGCCAGTGGCGGCTTTTACTGCGAGTCTACAGAAATTAGCTCAGTGCGTCAGGAAACCAAACAGGGTACGTTTAAATGGACAGCAACGGGTTCATCATCTTTACAAGCAGACTATAAGGCAGGGCTGTACTTTGGTTTAGAGCTAAATGGCACGATGGGAGGTGGTGCTACTTCAACAAAACAAAAGTCTGCGGAATCCTCTTCTTCCTTTGGCATTAACTTAACAGTGAACACCCCTACAAATATCCAAGCCTACGATGACAATCTAGAGCAGCAATATCAAAATGGGAAACCTGTCATTGCGGCTGGCAAGGTTGACGCTTATCGCTTTATGACCTTCTATCTCGATTCCACGGCTGACAATGGCGCAGATTTATTTAATAAAGTGATTGACCCGATATGGCTAGAACAGAGCAATTCCGCTAATGCCTTTGCCTTGCGCCAAGCTAAAGAAAGTAATGCTGCCCCTGATTGCTGGCGCGTATTCCACCGAGTCACCTTTATTAGTCGAATTCTCCCTGAGTTTAGCGATCCGACCGCACCTCCCGCCAATTTAGAGCAAGCGCTATCAAAATCACAAATTCAGAGCAACTGGCTATTAATCCAAAAGCTCAAGCCCTTTGTGGAAAATAAAACCACTAGCTTTAGTCAATTCCGTGATGCGCTATATCTTGCCCTAGAGCGCTATATGTCCGAATTTGTTGATTTCAAAATCGAGATCTTGGATTTATTGTCGGCATATTTCGGCGTGGTCAATGAGTTATAG